The DNA sequence ATTGTACCACGATACTTTTATTATTTTATGTACCTTACGCCGGTTTTCAACGCTAAGATACGATAAATTTAAGTTTTTCTAAATTTGGCCAAATTCAATCAATCAATAACATGTAAAAAATATTGCTAATGAGTGTTGAGAACAATTCTGTGGAATCATTGCTGGAGGGGCGCGAACTTTCCTTTGATGAATTCAGAAAAGTTGTGTTGAACGATTACAGGGTGGCTTGCGAGAGCAGGCAGGCGAGTATCCTGGCCCGGAGAGAGGTACTGACAGGAAAAGCCAAGTTTGGTATTACCGGCGACGGAAAGGAGATCGCGCAGATAGCGATGGCCAAGGTTTTCAAAAACGGTGATTTCCGGTCCGGTTATTACCGGGACCAGACCTTTATGCTGGCTGCCGGAATGATCACCATAAAGCAATACTTTGCTCAATTATATGCCGATACGGACCTGGAGCATGACCCATCTTCTGCCGGAAGGCTTATGAATTCTCATTTTGCGAGCCGCTCCCTGAACGGGGACGGAAGCTGGAAGGCGCTTTCGGGGATGAAGAATTCCGCTTCGGACATTTCTTGTACGGCAGGTCAGATGCCCAGGCTGCTGGGACTGGCATTTGCCTCGAAGCTTTACCGGATCAACCCGGAATTGCATGATCTCAGCGACTTTTCGGCTAACGGAGACGAGGTGGCTTTCGGCACTATCGGGAACGCGAGTACTTCGGAAGGGCATTCCTTTGAAACGATCAACGCTGCGGGAGTAATGCAGGTGCCTATGCTGCTTTCCGTTTGGGACGATGGCTATGGCATTTCGGTGCCTAACGAATACCATACTACTAAGGCCAGTATATCCGCAGCGCTGGAGGGTTTCCGGCGGGATGAGAAGAACGAAGGTTTTGAAATATTTACCGTAAAGGGATGGGATTATCCCGCCTTATGCGAGGTGTATGAGGAAGCCGTGCGGATCTGCAGGCAGGAGCATGTGCCTGTGATCATTCATGTGGAAGAAATGACCCAGCCCCAGGGGCATTCCAGTTCGGGATCCCATGAGCGGTACAAGCCGAAAGAAAGGCTCCAGTGGGAAAAGGAATACGATCCCATTTTAAAAATGCGGGAATGGATGCTGCGTTCCGCGATTGCGGTTCCTGAAGATATCGAGGAAATTGAAAAGAATGCCAAACAGTCAGTAAGACAGGCCCAGAAGGAGGCCTGGAATGAATACATAACCCCGGTGAAAAAGGAACTCCGGGAAGCAGGTGTTCTGTTGAAGGAAATAGGCGCTGACAACCCGGTGGTGAAAGAGATCTACAATGAGTTATCGGCCACAGTAGACCCGCTTTACCGCGATATTGTTCATGCCGTACGGCGCACCCTGGCCGTGACTGCCGGGAAGCCGGCCCCGGCAAAACAGCGGCTCCTTGCCTGGTACCGGGCGCAGGAAGAATTGATCAGGGATCGTTGGAATTCATTTCTTTTTACCGATAGTTCCGAGTCGGCCCTGAATGTGCCGGTTGTAGCGCCTCAATATGCGGAAAACTCCCGGATGGTTGACGGACGGGAAGTGCTGAACGCTTGTTTCGATGCGAATTTTGCAAAAGATCCGAAGCTGCTGGCTTTTGGCGAGGACGTGGGCCTTATCGGCGATGTGAACCAGGGATTTGCCGGCCTGCAGCGCAAATACGGAGAGCTGCGGATATTTGATACCGGGATCCGGGAAACAACGATCATCGGGCAGGGGATAGGGCTTGCACTGCGCGGCCTTCGGCCCATTGCGGAAATACAATATCTTGATTATCTGTTATTTGGATTGCAGACGCTGAGCGACGACCTGGCTTCGCTGTCTTACCGGACCAAAGGAGGGCAGAAGGCGCCGCTGATCATTCGTACAAGGGGGCATCGGCTGGAAGGTATCTGGCATTCAGGCTCACCGTTGGGAATGATCATCAACTCCCTGCGGGGAATTCATGTGCTGGTGCCACGGAATATGACCCAGGCGGCCGGGTTTTACAATACCTTGCTTCGCTGTGATGAACCTGCCCTGCTGATTGAATCATTGAACGGGTACCGGTTAAAAGAACGTATGCCTTCCAATATCGCGGACTTTACTGTTCCGCTGGGAGTGCCTGAAGTTGTAAGGGAAGGAAGCGATGTCAGCATTGTTACCTATGGCTCCTGCTGCCGGATAGCGGAAGAAGCGGCCGCCTGGCTGGGAGATGCAGGGATTTCGGCAGAGATCATCGATGTGCAGAGCCTGCTGCCTTTTGACATTCATCATACGATCGCAGGCTCCCTGAAAAAGACGAATAAAGTGCTTTTCCTGGATGAAGACGTTCCCGGAGGAGCTTCGGCATATATGATGCAGAAGGTATTGGAAGAGCAAGGGGGGTATTTCTTCCTCGACAGCGCTCCCAGAACACTTACTGCGAAAGATCACCGTCCGCCCTATGGCTCTGACGGAGATTATTTCTCAAAGCCGAGCCCGGATGATGTCTTTGAGGCGGTTTATAACATGATGCACGAAAGCGCTCCGTCAAAGTACCCGGCCTTGCTTTAAGATGTCCAGGCTGCTGCGGAAATAAGGAATTTTGCGGTCAGTATTACCCCATCCGCGCATTGCGGTTCCGCAGCAGGTGGTCGGCCAGTACAAGGGCGGCCATTGCTTCCACGATGGGCACTGCCCTGGGCAATACGCAGGGATCATGACGGCCTTTGCCTTTTACTTCTGCTTCCCCGCCGTCCCGGTCAACCGAAGTTTGGGGTTTCATAATGGTTGCAATGGGCTTGAAACCTACATTGAAGTAGATGGTTTCCCCGTTGGAAATGCCGCCTTGTATTCCGCCTGACCGGTTGGTCCTGGTCCGGATACGGCCGCCTTCGTTCTCAAAGAGGTCGTTGTGTTCCGAGCCCCGCATGTACGTGCCGTCAAAACCGGAACCGTATTCAAATCCGTGCGCGGCATTAATGCTTAACATGGCCTTGGCCAGATCCGCGTGAAGTTTATCAAATACCGGCTCTCCTAAACCTGCAGGACAGTTATCCGCCACACAGGTTACGACTCCGCCAACCGTGTCCCCGTCCTTCCGGACCTGGTCAATAAGTTCGATCATTCGCTGGGCTGTCCCTTCATCCGGGCAGCGGACCATGGTCGTTTCCGTTTGAGTAAGGTCAAGCTCCTTGTGTGATTTTTCCAACTTTATGTTAGCCACGCGGCTTACATAAGCCTGAACGCTAATACCGGCCGCTTGCTGAAGAAGTAGTTTGGCCACCGCGCCTGCCGCAACTCTTGCAGCGGTTTCCCGGGCAGAGGAACGACCGCCTCCGCGGTGATCCCGTATACCATATTTGCTGTCATAGGTAAAGTCCGCGTGCGAAGGCCGGTACGCAGAGCGAATGTGATCGTAATCCTTCGACCGCTGGTCTTCGTTAGGGATCAGGAGCGAAATAGGCGTGCCGGTGCTTTTTCCTTCGTATATCCCTGATAAGATCTGTACGGTATCGCTCTCCTTCCGCTGGGTGGTTATCCGCGACTGGCCGGGGCGCCGGCGGTCAAGTTCCCGCTGAATAAACGCCGCGTCAATATCCAGCCCGGCCGGGCAGCCGTCAATGATCACGCCGATAGCCTTTCCGTGTGATTCCCCGAAGGTGGTAATGCTGAACGATTTTCCGAATGTGTTTCCTGCCATTTTATGTGTTGATCTGCGCTGCTGCCATTTTAAAACCATGCTTGTCCAGGTCCTTCCAGAACGTGGGATAGGATTTGACTACCACCTCCTTGTCTTCGATCTCCATCGGTCCCAGCCTGATGGCAAGGGGAGCGAGGGCCATGGCCATCCGGTGATCGTGATAGGTATGAATAACAGGGGCGGCCTCCGGTATGAAAACGCCGGAAGTATCCAGTTCCCAGCGATTGCCTTCCGCATTTTCAATGAGCCGGGCCCCGAATTTGCCCAGTTCGTTCTGAAGCGCTTCCACGCGGTCGGTTTCCTTTATTTTAAGGCTTTCAAGGCCGGTAAAAACCGCGTTTTGCCGGAGTGCGGTGCAGCAGGAGATCACGGTCTGGGCCAGGTCCGGGCAGTGAATAAAATCAATTTCCCGTTCCCCGGAAGCAGATTCCCTTGCAACCGTTTCCCCCGCAGCAATTCCCCTTGCGGCTGTTTCACCGGCACCCGTTCCTATTTCAGCCGATTCCCATGCGCCGGCAGCCGTTTCCCCGCGGCTTAAGCGAATGCCCCCGGCTGAAAAATGAGTTCTTACGCCGAATGCTTCCATGATCTTTGTAATTTCCCGGTCTCCCTGCAGGCTTTGCTGCTTCAGGTAAGGCAAGGTTAAATCTGCCTCCTCACAAAGCGCAGCCATGGAATACCAGTAAGAAGCCCCGCTCCAGTCAGGTTCAATGCTGAGAACGGCCGGCTGGTACCGCTGGGCGCCGACGTGTATGGTATTTCCGGTCCACTCATGCCGGATACCAAGTTCACCCATCATGGCCAGGGTCATTTCAATATAAGGACGCGAGCCGATCGTTCCCGAGAGGTGAATGGAAAGGCCGTTGGGAAGCGCCGGAGCGATCATTAGCAGCGCGGAAATATACTGGCTGCTTATATTGCCCGGGATGCGTACTTCGCTTGCTTTATCAAGCCGTTTGCCCCTTATTCTCATAGGCGGAAAGCCTTCTTCTTCCAGGTACTGAATATCGGCGCCCAGCTGGCGAAGTGCATCGGCAAGGATGCCGATAGGACGTTCTTTCATTCGCTTGCTCCCGGTAAGGGTCCATTCACCTTCGGTTACGGCGCAAAAAGCGGTGAGAAAGCGCATGGCGGTACCTGCCGGCCCTACGTCCAGGACCTGGTTCCTGTCCCGTCCATCCAGGAGTGCCTGAAGGGTCACCGTATCGGCCGCCTCTGAAAGGTTCCTGATCTCCACACGCTCTTCGCAAAGGGCCTGCATGATCAGAGCCCTGTTGCTTTCGCTTTTGGAGCCGGGAAGTATCACTTCGCCGCTAAGGCGGGCATCCGGCTTTGAAATTAAGATATTCGACATGTTCCCGGGCCGTGGTTACGCTTCAACGGTTTTTTTATTCAGTATCTCTGTTTGTTTACGGATGCTCTCATTGTGGATCAGCTCCAGCATTTTTTCCGTGAAGTCTTTGTCCAGCTTAAGCGCTGAGGCGTAATGAGTACGTTTACCGATGATCTCTTCCCAACGGCTTACCTGCAGGATCGTCACCTTGTTGTCACGCTTGTACTCCCCGATCTTTTCAACGATCCGCATGCGCTCGGCAAGCTTCCGGATAATGGCGTCGTCCAGTTCATCAATTTCCTTCCGGAGTATTTCCAGGGTATTCTGGAATTCTTTATTGTCAGATTCCGGCTTGCGAAGTGTGAGGTGGTCGATGATCGTGCCTAATGCATCCGGCGTAACCTGCTGCTTGGCATCTGTCCAGGCCAGGTCAGGAGTAATATGGCTTTCGATCATCAGTCCCTGCATGTCCAGGTCCAGCGCTCTTTGCGAAATGAAGGGGATCAGTTCGCGGTTTCCGCAGATATGGCTGGGATCACAGATAACAGGCAGTTCAGGGAAATGCGTTTTCAGGCCGATAGCCACGTCAAACATGGGCTCATTGCGAAAAGAAGTTTTTTTGAACGAGCTGAAGCCACGGTGAATGGCCGCGATCTTCCGGATGCCTGCGCCGTAAATGCGTTCAATAGCGCCTATCCAGAGCTGCAGGTCGGGATTGACCGGGTTCTTTATCAGTACGGGGATGTCTACGCCTTTAAGTGCGTCGGCCACTTCCTGTACTGAAAAGGGGTTGACCGTGGTTCTTGCGCCTATCCACAGAATATCGACACCCGCCTTCAGCGCTTCTTCCGCATGACGGGCAGTAGCCACTTCAACGGTTACCGGTAAGCCGGTTTCCTTCTTTGCCTGTATCAGCCATTTCAAGCCCTCTGATCCGATGCCTTCAAATTCCCCGGGGCGGGTTCTTGGTTTCCATATACCAGCCCTGATCGCGCTGACCTTATTGAGTGCTTTTAGCTGGCGGGCCGTAGCCAGCAGCTGTTCTTCCGTTTCCGCGCTGCACGGACCGGCAATCACCAGGGGCTGATTGAGTCCCGGTAACCATTCATTCATGGGAATGAGCTCTAAATGCTTCATTTTCGCTGTTATTTGTTTAATTACTTGATGTATTCCTATTTTCTTGTATCGTTACTTTTGTACTCTCCCATAACCGATAAATTATGAGTGTATTTTAATATTTTCCTGAGCGAAAGGTCGTAGGCTTTCTGTTCGGTCCATTCCAGGTCCAGGTAGAAGTTGTACTCGTTGGGTTTCCCCAGGACAGGCATGGATTGGATCTTGCTCAGGTTGATATTATTCTGGGCAAAGATCGTAAGCACCTTTGCCAGCGATCCCGGTTTGTTATTTACCCTGAAGCAAACCGATGCTTTGTTCGCATCTTTAATATCTTCGTGTTCCCTGGCAATGACCAGGAAGCGGGTATAATTTTTCTTGTTGGATTCGATGCGTCTTTCCAATACTTCCAGCCCGAAAGCCTTTGCCGCATTCAGGTTGGCGATGGCTACCGTGTCCTTTAGCTGCAGGTCTTGTATTTCCTTTGCGCAGGCGGCGGTATCGCTTTTTTCCAGGACGGTAATTCCCTGCAGGTCCTGAAGAAACTCTTCACACTGGCGGATGGCGATGGGATGGGATTGCACATATTTAATGTCTTCAAACCGCAGTCCCGGAAGCGCCAGCAAATGCAGCTGGACGGGAAGAAATATTTCACCGATGATCGGGAAATTATAATCCTGGAGCAGGGAATAATTGGGCAGAAGGCTGCCGGCGATGGAATTTTCTATCGCCATGACGATATAGTCGGCCCTTTCCTGTTTCATTTCCTCGAACATCCGCTTGAACGTCATACATTCCAGGGTTTCGATTTCCTCACCGAAATAAGTAAGCGCCGCTTCTTCGTGGAAGGAAGCTTTTATGCCTTGTATTGCTATGGTTGGTCTTTTTGCCATTATTTTACAAAAAAAAATCCCGAGCTACTCACTCGGGACTTACAGTATTCTTGTTCAAACGCACTAGTTTTACAACAAGTCCCGATGGGGCTTATTAAAAAAATAAAAGTAAAACCAGTTGTTTGATATAGTTCTCATAACGTTTGGCAAATATAGATGATGATTTTTTAAAAAGCAAAATATTTTTTTGTAATTCCGCATCATTAGCCGGGGGCTGCAGTTTACCGACCGGGCCGCTACAGTTTTAATAGCGTTACAATGGCAGCCAGCTGGATTGCGGGTATCTCCGTCCTGTACTTCTCCGGCCGGGGCGGTCTTATTCCGGTAGCCCGTTGTAAAATGCTCCGGCTTGCCGGTACGTTACAGTTTCAACAATGCGGCGATGGCGACTAGCTGAGTTGCCCAAAAAACGAATGACCATAGAATAAGCCTGCCCTGAATTTGTCCCAGATCCGCTTTAGTAGCAAGATGACCGGGAACCGGCAGACTTATTTGAACAGCCCGTTATAAAGTACGAGGGCTTGCCGGATCTCTTCTTCCGTGCAGGTCTGGTTGATCACAAATTTTCCGATCCCTTCGAGCAAGGTGAAATTAATCGTTCCCTTCTCGTTTTTCTTATCTTTCTTCATGAATTCGGCCAGCTCGGCAAAAGCGCCCTCGGGGATCCGGTAGTTGGGGTAATAGGCGAGCAGGAAATTCTTTATATCGGTCAGGGCGCTTTCTTCCAGGCCGGTTTTGGTATGGGATAGCCAGGCTTCGCAGATCATGCCGATGGCAATTGCTTCGCCATGAAGCAGCGGGTCTTTATCGTGAGCCAGGGAATAGCTTTCCACCGCATGCCCGATGGTATGCCCGAAATTGAGCGCTTTTCGTATGTTCCGTTCTTTTGGGTCTTCCAGGACGATCTTGTTCTTGATATTTACCGAATGGAAGATCATGGCATTGTCAACGCTTCCCATGGCATTGCTTTGAAGGTCGAAATAATAGCCGCTGTCACATATAAGCCCGTGCTTGATCATCTCGGCAAAGCCGGACAGCAATTCCCGGCGGGGCAGGGTATAGAGGAAATCGGTATCGATGAACACCGCCTCCGGGTTGGTGAAGGTTCCGATGATATTCTTAACATGGTCCATGTCAATCCCGGTTTTGCCGCCAACGGATGCGTCAACCTGTGATAACAACGTGGTAGGTACCTGGATGAAATCAATACCCCGCTTATAGGTAGAGGCTGCAAAACTTCCCATATCTGTCACCATGCCGCCTCCAAGGTTAATGAGCAGGCTGTCGCGCCCGGCCCCGAAATCGAGCAGCATTTTCCAGATACCTATGCAATAGTCAATATTCTTGTGGGCCTCCCCCGCATCAATTTCAATGATATCGTATTCTTTCAGCAGCGGAAGCTTTTCCGTGAATTTAGGAAGGCATTTTTCCGAAGTATTGGTATCGGCCAGGATGAAGGTCTTCGCATATTTTTTTTCTTCAAGGAATGTTTGCAGAGGGCCGTAACTGTTCCCCACATATACATTGTAGCCCTCACTATTGATGATGAAAGTTTGCATGGCACAAAGGTAGAAAGATTAAATCTTTATAAACAGTTTCCTTTTATACATCCAGTAAAGGATCAGCCATTCCAGTAATAACACGAGTGCCCCGCTTAGCAGGGTGGAGAAAGCCGGCCCGAAAAGCTGGTCGTAATCCGGTCCCAGGTGGATATACAGGGACCGGACCAGGAAGGCTTTGATCCCGCCGTCAGCAATGACATAGGCGGCAATGGAATTCATCCCGATAACGGTCAGGAAAAAAGACCATTTTTTTATTCCCGCTATATCAATAAGTCCATAAAAGAACGCCAGGAACAAGAAGCAGATCCCTCCACTGAACAGTGTCCAGGCGGGTGTCCAGATGCGCTTCACAATGGGGTTGATGCCGGTAATGTGCAGCAGTAATCCAAGGGCAATTAAACTGAAGCCGGCAATGGCCAGGTAGCGAAGGGTTTCTTTTTGTGAGCGCCCGGACTTTAAAACATTCCCTGCAAG is a window from the Anseongella ginsenosidimutans genome containing:
- a CDS encoding 3-phosphoshikimate 1-carboxyvinyltransferase, whose protein sequence is MSNILISKPDARLSGEVILPGSKSESNRALIMQALCEERVEIRNLSEAADTVTLQALLDGRDRNQVLDVGPAGTAMRFLTAFCAVTEGEWTLTGSKRMKERPIGILADALRQLGADIQYLEEEGFPPMRIRGKRLDKASEVRIPGNISSQYISALLMIAPALPNGLSIHLSGTIGSRPYIEMTLAMMGELGIRHEWTGNTIHVGAQRYQPAVLSIEPDWSGASYWYSMAALCEEADLTLPYLKQQSLQGDREITKIMEAFGVRTHFSAGGIRLSRGETAAGAWESAEIGTGAGETAARGIAAGETVARESASGEREIDFIHCPDLAQTVISCCTALRQNAVFTGLESLKIKETDRVEALQNELGKFGARLIENAEGNRWELDTSGVFIPEAAPVIHTYHDHRMAMALAPLAIRLGPMEIEDKEVVVKSYPTFWKDLDKHGFKMAAAQINT
- the aroB gene encoding 3-dehydroquinate synthase: MQTFIINSEGYNVYVGNSYGPLQTFLEEKKYAKTFILADTNTSEKCLPKFTEKLPLLKEYDIIEIDAGEAHKNIDYCIGIWKMLLDFGAGRDSLLINLGGGMVTDMGSFAASTYKRGIDFIQVPTTLLSQVDASVGGKTGIDMDHVKNIIGTFTNPEAVFIDTDFLYTLPRRELLSGFAEMIKHGLICDSGYYFDLQSNAMGSVDNAMIFHSVNIKNKIVLEDPKERNIRKALNFGHTIGHAVESYSLAHDKDPLLHGEAIAIGMICEAWLSHTKTGLEESALTDIKNFLLAYYPNYRIPEGAFAELAEFMKKDKKNEKGTINFTLLEGIGKFVINQTCTEEEIRQALVLYNGLFK
- a CDS encoding prephenate dehydratase, whose amino-acid sequence is MAKRPTIAIQGIKASFHEEAALTYFGEEIETLECMTFKRMFEEMKQERADYIVMAIENSIAGSLLPNYSLLQDYNFPIIGEIFLPVQLHLLALPGLRFEDIKYVQSHPIAIRQCEEFLQDLQGITVLEKSDTAACAKEIQDLQLKDTVAIANLNAAKAFGLEVLERRIESNKKNYTRFLVIAREHEDIKDANKASVCFRVNNKPGSLAKVLTIFAQNNINLSKIQSMPVLGKPNEYNFYLDLEWTEQKAYDLSLRKILKYTHNLSVMGEYKSNDTRK
- a CDS encoding alpha-ketoacid dehydrogenase subunit alpha/beta; the protein is MSVENNSVESLLEGRELSFDEFRKVVLNDYRVACESRQASILARREVLTGKAKFGITGDGKEIAQIAMAKVFKNGDFRSGYYRDQTFMLAAGMITIKQYFAQLYADTDLEHDPSSAGRLMNSHFASRSLNGDGSWKALSGMKNSASDISCTAGQMPRLLGLAFASKLYRINPELHDLSDFSANGDEVAFGTIGNASTSEGHSFETINAAGVMQVPMLLSVWDDGYGISVPNEYHTTKASISAALEGFRRDEKNEGFEIFTVKGWDYPALCEVYEEAVRICRQEHVPVIIHVEEMTQPQGHSSSGSHERYKPKERLQWEKEYDPILKMREWMLRSAIAVPEDIEEIEKNAKQSVRQAQKEAWNEYITPVKKELREAGVLLKEIGADNPVVKEIYNELSATVDPLYRDIVHAVRRTLAVTAGKPAPAKQRLLAWYRAQEELIRDRWNSFLFTDSSESALNVPVVAPQYAENSRMVDGREVLNACFDANFAKDPKLLAFGEDVGLIGDVNQGFAGLQRKYGELRIFDTGIRETTIIGQGIGLALRGLRPIAEIQYLDYLLFGLQTLSDDLASLSYRTKGGQKAPLIIRTRGHRLEGIWHSGSPLGMIINSLRGIHVLVPRNMTQAAGFYNTLLRCDEPALLIESLNGYRLKERMPSNIADFTVPLGVPEVVREGSDVSIVTYGSCCRIAEEAAAWLGDAGISAEIIDVQSLLPFDIHHTIAGSLKKTNKVLFLDEDVPGGASAYMMQKVLEEQGGYFFLDSAPRTLTAKDHRPPYGSDGDYFSKPSPDDVFEAVYNMMHESAPSKYPALL
- a CDS encoding chorismate mutase; translation: MKHLELIPMNEWLPGLNQPLVIAGPCSAETEEQLLATARQLKALNKVSAIRAGIWKPRTRPGEFEGIGSEGLKWLIQAKKETGLPVTVEVATARHAEEALKAGVDILWIGARTTVNPFSVQEVADALKGVDIPVLIKNPVNPDLQLWIGAIERIYGAGIRKIAAIHRGFSSFKKTSFRNEPMFDVAIGLKTHFPELPVICDPSHICGNRELIPFISQRALDLDMQGLMIESHITPDLAWTDAKQQVTPDALGTIIDHLTLRKPESDNKEFQNTLEILRKEIDELDDAIIRKLAERMRIVEKIGEYKRDNKVTILQVSRWEEIIGKRTHYASALKLDKDFTEKMLELIHNESIRKQTEILNKKTVEA
- the aroC gene encoding chorismate synthase, whose translation is MAGNTFGKSFSITTFGESHGKAIGVIIDGCPAGLDIDAAFIQRELDRRRPGQSRITTQRKESDTVQILSGIYEGKSTGTPISLLIPNEDQRSKDYDHIRSAYRPSHADFTYDSKYGIRDHRGGGRSSARETAARVAAGAVAKLLLQQAAGISVQAYVSRVANIKLEKSHKELDLTQTETTMVRCPDEGTAQRMIELIDQVRKDGDTVGGVVTCVADNCPAGLGEPVFDKLHADLAKAMLSINAAHGFEYGSGFDGTYMRGSEHNDLFENEGGRIRTRTNRSGGIQGGISNGETIYFNVGFKPIATIMKPQTSVDRDGGEAEVKGKGRHDPCVLPRAVPIVEAMAALVLADHLLRNRNARMG